Proteins co-encoded in one Papaver somniferum cultivar HN1 chromosome 5, ASM357369v1, whole genome shotgun sequence genomic window:
- the LOC113283596 gene encoding mitochondrial uncoupling protein 5-like has product MGVKGFVEGGIASIIAGCSTHPLDLLKVRMQLNGEIQTSKPTAESVRPAFATTTTVAAPKINATLPPPPPRVGLLSVGKTIVQEQGLRGLFSGVSATVLRQTLYSTTRMGLYDIMKQKWTDPETGNMPLVRKIGAGLVAGGIGAACGNPADVAMVRMQADGRLPLDQRRNYKSVVDAITRMAKQEGITSLWRGSSLTVNRAMIVTASQLASYDQIKETILDKGIMKDGLGTHVTASFAAGFVASVASNPVDVIKTRVMNMKYERGGVPPYSGALDCAMKTIKAEGPMALYKGFIPTISRQGPFTVVLFVTLEQVRKLLKDF; this is encoded by the coding sequence atgGGTGTCAAAGGATTTGTGGAAGGAGGAATCGCATCGATTATTGCAGGATGTTCAACGCATCCCTTAGATCTTTTGAAAGTTCGTATGCAACTTAATGGTGAGATTCAAACCTCCAAACCAACAGCCGAATCGGTCCGACCCGCATTCGCCACAACCACCACCGTTGCGGCTCCGAAAATCAACGCCACtctaccaccaccgccgccacgtGTGGGTTTGCTATCGGTAGGGAAGACTATCGTCCAAGAACAAGGATTACGGGGTTTATTCTCCGGTGTATCAGCAACGGTACTCCGGCAAACACTCTATTCAACAACTCGGATGGGTCTATACGATATCATGAAACAGAAATGGACTGATCCAGAAACGGGCAACATGCCTTTAGTCCGCAAGATAGGAGCTGGTCTAGTTGCAGGTGGAATCGGTGCCGCTTGTGGTAACCCGGCTGACGTCGCAATGGTACGGATGCAAGCTGATGGTCGTCTACCTCTGGACCAACGCCGTAATTACAAGAGCGTTGTCGACGCAATCACTCGAATGGCCAAACAAGAAGGAATTACTTCCCTGTGGAGAGGATCATCGCTGACGGTGAATCGTGCCATGATCGTAACGGCATCTCAATTAGCGTCGTATGATCAAATCAAGGAAACAATCTTAGATAAAGGCATAATGAAAGATGGATTGGGTACACATGTAACAGCGAGTTTTGCAGCTGGATTTGTCGCTTCAGTGGCTTCGAATCCGGTGGATGTGATCAAAACCAGGGTGATGAATATGAAGTACGAACGTGGAGGTGTTCCACCATATTCTGGTGCGTTGGATTGTGCCATGAAAACTATCAAGGCTGAGGGTCCTATGGCTCTTTACAAAGGATTTATTCCTACAATCTCTAGGCAAGGTCCTTTTACTGTTGTCTTGTTTGTTACTCTTGAACAAGTTAGAAAACTCCTCAAAGATTTCTAA